One stretch of Narcine bancroftii isolate sNarBan1 unplaced genomic scaffold, sNarBan1.hap1 Scaffold_154, whole genome shotgun sequence DNA includes these proteins:
- the LOC138750491 gene encoding uncharacterized protein codes for MTAWCKGDTQCVPVPLMDHIFPLLPPACMLQPTTIAKAGIQWFCKRWSTTDSGELSLYWSLSHHISMSITSLCFPFTLQLLRCVCWPGSTHDARVLANSPLYRKEEDQGGYHFPPDVSKDVNGVEVPAHLVGHLAYPLRNWLMKGFTQHQGLDLDQQRFNKALNSARIVVEHAYCRLNGCRWCLSNRLDISTTLVPGVVFARCVLHNICEINKEDFLSEWTLVEADGPAPISTDCRNQQAHGHQAIHSAILSIL; via the exons ATGACAGCTTGGTgcaaaggggatacccaatgtgtgccggtgccattgatggatcacatattcccattattgcccccagcttgcatgctgcagcctactacaatcgcaaaggcTGGCATTCAATGGTTCTGCAAGCGGTGGTcgaccacagattctggtgagctaagcctttattggtctttatcacatcacatctcaatgtctatcacttcactgtgctttccattcacgttacagcttctcagatgtgtttgttgGCCGGGCAGTACCCATGATGCccgagtgcttgccaactctcctctgtatagaaaggAAGAGGACCAGGGCGGATACCACTTCCCACCTGAC gtgtccaaggatgttaatggagtggaggtTCCAGCGCATCTTGTGGGTCATCTGGCATATCCACTACGaaattggctgatgaaggggttcacacagcaccaaggactggatctggatcagcaaagatttaacaaggcccttaattctgcaaggatagtggtggaacatgcatatTGCCGTCTAAATGGCTGCCGGTGGTGCCTGTCCAACCGTCTGGATATCTCTACCACCTTAGTCCCAGGTGTTGTGTTTGCTCGCTGTgtcctgcacaatatatgtgagattaacaaggaagactttCTGTCAGAGTGGAcgttggttgaagcagatggtcctgcacccattagcacagattgtcgcaatcagcaggcccatgggcaccaggccatccattctgccattttgtccatcctgtaa